A stretch of Lathyrus oleraceus cultivar Zhongwan6 chromosome 6, CAAS_Psat_ZW6_1.0, whole genome shotgun sequence DNA encodes these proteins:
- the LOC127093882 gene encoding uncharacterized protein LOC127093882, which yields MVERNDHVVADALELVAQALHGNNLPSFKGKYDLDGAQMWLRENEKLFRVMTCTEEHKVLFGTHTLFEEAEDWWDNVCQRLKVIGDEITWAVFGVKFLEKLPKLVNKCRIYDKDCRACSAHYKSVSERKGNNKYREKSYSAPANKGKHRATDEKSPSGGETPASTKCFKCDKLGHRANECKNKFLRCFKC from the exons ATGGTTGAAAGAAACGATCACGTTGTTGCTGATGCTTTGGAGTTAGTGGCTCAGGCACTGCAT GGGAATAATCTGCCATCATTTAAGGGTAAGTATGATCTGGATGGTGCTCAGATGTGGCTCAGAGAGAACGAGAAACTTTTTCGAGTGATGACCTGTACTGAGGAACATAAGGTATTGTTTGGGACTCACACGTTGTTTgaggaagctgaagattggtgggACAATGTGTGCCAGAGACTAAAGGTTATTGGTGatgagatcacttgggctgtgtttGGGGTGAAATTCCTTGAGAA GTTACCTAAGTTAGTGAATAAGTGTAGGATTTATGATAAGGACTGCAGGGCTTGTTCCGCTCACTACAAGAGTGTTAGTGAAAGGAAGGGAAATAATAAGTATCGTGAGAAGTCATATAGTGCTCCCGCTAACAAGGGGAAACATAGAGCTACTGATGAGAAAAGTCCAAGTGGGGGAGAGACTCCTGCTTCTACAAAGTGTTTCAAGTGCGACAAGTTGGGTCATCGTGCTAATGAATGCAAGAATAAATTTCTGAGATGCTTCAAATGTTGA